A window of the Cystobacter fuscus genome harbors these coding sequences:
- a CDS encoding glycoside hydrolase family 16 protein, whose translation MRFQWVRMLAVLWAVGCGGSAEEKSLVQVEQSLAGFEVSAPLSLNKVAFLQGERVEGSVTYKNTTGQNLVIANLAIAMRTPTGGYADLSPGTGTRTLTPGQTLSLTAGRTFSASDAPGTWKLFASWQDSSGAWHEEAPRTLTLLAPATSRLSMTRPLALNTSAPFVGELLQGTVTYQNTGTTPFSVQTLVIAARRPDGSQADLSPAIHGRTFQPGESVTLSATRTLDQAGTWKVFTSHQGADGQWIEQAPTLLAVKTGTPPPSNWRLVWQDEFDGSGPPDPTRWGYEVGYVRNNELQYYTQGRLENARRENGQLILEARKDGWNGHDITSASLVTKGKKSFLQGRIEVFARLPTGKGTWPAFWLLGTNIDQVGWPACGEIDIMENVGYQPTAIHGTVHTPFYYHGSSAGPRGGSTQASSPWLDYHLYAIEWFPDRIDFFVDSVKYFTFLNEGTSTKWPFDKPHYLLLNLAIGGSWGGSQGVDMSLFPHRVYVDYVRVYERI comes from the coding sequence ATGAGGTTTCAGTGGGTCCGGATGCTCGCCGTCCTGTGGGCGGTGGGCTGTGGGGGCAGCGCGGAGGAGAAGTCCCTGGTCCAGGTCGAGCAATCGCTCGCGGGCTTCGAGGTGAGCGCGCCGCTGTCGCTCAACAAGGTCGCCTTCCTCCAGGGCGAGCGCGTCGAAGGCTCCGTCACCTACAAGAACACCACGGGCCAGAATCTCGTCATCGCCAACCTCGCCATCGCCATGCGGACGCCCACGGGAGGCTACGCGGACCTCTCGCCCGGTACGGGGACGCGGACGCTGACGCCCGGCCAGACGCTCTCGCTGACGGCCGGCCGTACCTTCTCCGCCAGTGATGCCCCGGGTACCTGGAAGCTCTTCGCCAGTTGGCAGGACAGCAGTGGTGCGTGGCACGAGGAAGCACCGCGCACCCTCACCCTCCTGGCGCCCGCCACGAGCCGCCTGAGCATGACCAGGCCCCTGGCGCTCAACACGAGCGCTCCCTTCGTGGGCGAGCTCCTCCAGGGCACGGTGACGTACCAGAACACCGGCACCACCCCCTTCTCCGTCCAGACGCTGGTCATCGCGGCTCGCCGGCCCGATGGCTCACAGGCGGATCTGTCGCCCGCGATCCACGGGCGCACCTTCCAGCCAGGGGAATCCGTCACGTTGTCCGCGACGCGGACGTTGGACCAGGCGGGCACCTGGAAGGTCTTCACCAGTCACCAGGGCGCCGATGGTCAATGGATCGAGCAGGCGCCCACTCTGCTGGCGGTGAAGACGGGCACGCCCCCGCCCTCGAACTGGCGGCTGGTCTGGCAGGACGAGTTCGACGGCTCGGGTCCGCCGGATCCGACGCGCTGGGGCTACGAGGTCGGCTACGTGCGCAACAACGAACTCCAGTACTACACCCAGGGCCGCCTGGAGAACGCCCGGCGCGAGAATGGTCAGCTCATCCTCGAGGCTCGCAAGGATGGCTGGAACGGGCACGACATCACCTCGGCCAGCCTCGTCACCAAGGGCAAGAAGAGCTTCCTCCAGGGTCGCATCGAGGTGTTCGCCCGGCTGCCCACTGGCAAGGGAACGTGGCCAGCCTTCTGGTTGCTGGGCACGAACATCGACCAGGTCGGTTGGCCGGCGTGCGGGGAGATCGACATCATGGAGAACGTCGGCTACCAGCCCACCGCCATCCATGGCACCGTCCACACGCCGTTCTACTACCACGGCTCCTCCGCGGGTCCGCGGGGCGGCAGTACCCAGGCGTCCTCGCCCTGGCTCGACTACCACCTCTACGCCATCGAGTGGTTTCCGGATCGCATCGACTTCTTCGTGGACTCGGTGAAGTACTTCACCTTCCTCAACGAGGGGACGAGCACGAAGTGGCCTTTCGACAAGCCTCACTACCTCCTGTTGAACCTGGCCATCGGCGGTTCGTGGGGGGGCAGCCAGGGCGTGGACATGAGCCTGTTCCCGCATCGCGTGTACGTGGACTATGTCCGCGTCTACGAGCGCATCTGA
- a CDS encoding aminotransferase class V-fold PLP-dependent enzyme codes for MAPSPDFDAYRSEFPIVREQLAFNHAGVSPTSQRAATAIREWSEDLLLHGVRYERGWEARTEATRALAARIIGAEPEEIAFVRNTGHGLGLVAEGLDWRPGDEVAVAASIEYPSNVYPWLHLRDRGVIVREIEAREGGVTPEAVAAALTPRTRLVAVSSVQFASGYRTDLEAIGALCERAGVLFCVDGIQSVGCIPVDVKKCRIHFLSADSHKWMIGVAGIGFFYVDRNVLPRVRPVLVGWRSTTDAWNFNEAHFELRPDARKFEEGSHNYAGIYALHAALGLLLEVGMDAVAARIRELLVHADAELRALGCSTGPTPEHRAGILTFLPPRGDVKALATHLTENLVSFSLRRGRIRLSPHFYIQPAEVDRVVALVRDFSGR; via the coding sequence CGGGTGTTTCGCCCACGAGCCAGCGGGCCGCCACCGCCATCCGGGAGTGGTCGGAGGATCTGCTGCTGCACGGCGTGCGCTACGAGCGGGGTTGGGAGGCGCGCACCGAGGCCACCCGGGCGCTCGCCGCCCGCATCATCGGCGCCGAGCCCGAGGAGATCGCCTTCGTGCGCAACACGGGGCATGGGCTCGGCCTCGTCGCCGAGGGGCTCGACTGGCGCCCCGGGGACGAGGTCGCCGTCGCCGCGTCCATCGAGTACCCCTCCAACGTCTACCCCTGGCTGCACCTGCGTGACCGCGGTGTGATCGTGCGGGAGATCGAGGCGCGCGAGGGCGGGGTGACCCCCGAGGCCGTGGCCGCCGCGCTCACTCCCCGTACCCGGCTCGTCGCCGTGAGCTCCGTGCAGTTCGCCTCGGGCTACCGCACGGACCTGGAGGCGATTGGCGCGCTGTGCGAGCGCGCGGGCGTCCTCTTCTGCGTGGATGGCATCCAGAGCGTGGGCTGCATCCCCGTGGACGTGAAGAAGTGCCGCATCCACTTCCTCAGCGCCGACAGCCACAAGTGGATGATTGGCGTGGCGGGAATCGGCTTCTTCTACGTGGACCGGAACGTGTTGCCACGCGTGCGGCCCGTGCTCGTCGGCTGGCGATCCACCACCGACGCCTGGAACTTCAACGAGGCCCACTTCGAGCTGCGCCCGGATGCCAGGAAGTTCGAGGAGGGCAGCCACAACTACGCGGGCATCTACGCGCTCCACGCCGCCCTGGGCCTGCTGCTGGAGGTGGGGATGGACGCCGTCGCGGCGCGCATCCGCGAGCTGCTCGTCCACGCGGACGCGGAGCTGCGTGCCCTGGGGTGCTCCACCGGCCCCACCCCCGAGCACCGCGCGGGAATCCTCACCTTCCTGCCTCCTCGGGGGGATGTGAAGGCGCTCGCCACGCACCTCACCGAGAACCTCGTGAGCTTCTCCCTGCGCCGGGGCCGCATCCGCCTCTCGCCCCACTTCTACATCCAGCCCGCCGAGGTGGATCGGGTCGTGGCGCTGGTGCGCGACTTCTCCGGAAGGTGA
- a CDS encoding NACHT domain-containing protein — protein MSLRVEEQLLALTAGTAFQLVWEGLKGLSRRIADHDRVRRGMHAYARNFLERYGNIKVLNMDQPVPLRDIYVAAQAIPPRAMKSFCSVEELHKLFLLRGKRLSWPKAHPGSRTDCLEHSNKSRFLNVLGCPGAGKSTFLRRLGLEALLPRRTWSAPLLESLGRGPDLGAIELSRYEHDCLPVLIELRRFRTDAIDLTPLIQNELAICGLPESGELVRTLLEEGRLLLLLDGVDEVPDCQLDKAISHMSDFVDRYSGNRFVISCRTAFYKGYFSRFEDVLLSDFDDQQVASFVQNWFRSDTDRQYRLSEEFLKLLGEPAHASARELAHTPLLLTFLCLTYDDRQRLPANRSELYRQALEILMERWAASKRVHHEPIYRELHARMEVQMLAEIAAPAFHDNRYFFTRRELTESITHFLREELNAPKHLNGDQVLQAIEVQQGLIVQRAQDAWSFSHLTLQEYLTAIWHEDPQRLAELVRTRLFDARWQEVFILLAGAVRKADDLLLRMQQSAEQHLGNAVRLVRWASSKHVPLDDAEQTAARRAFAMALAFDISQAIDLDRILAEEFDPYRKCDFSVSLIINRIEARGLGFDFNLARDLVRELGSSHDIAYDFNLDCSYIWAQAKGRARDFFVRHARCLINAFAELASSRVLSGKWDEVEPRVQVLRHQLSWNASFQDVLKTWRQLLGLFVRTLQLSPEPRELVEGRARLEKYLSACLLIVHCKDAAMRVSRSVWEEICLRMLNPPA, from the coding sequence ATGTCGTTACGAGTCGAGGAGCAACTGCTGGCGTTGACCGCGGGCACGGCCTTTCAGCTCGTCTGGGAGGGGCTCAAGGGTCTGAGCAGACGCATCGCCGACCATGACAGGGTTCGACGGGGAATGCATGCGTACGCCCGGAACTTCCTGGAGCGGTACGGGAACATCAAGGTCCTCAACATGGATCAGCCTGTTCCCTTGAGGGACATCTACGTGGCCGCCCAGGCGATTCCTCCGCGGGCCATGAAGAGCTTCTGCTCGGTGGAAGAGCTGCACAAGTTGTTCCTTCTGCGAGGCAAGCGCTTGTCCTGGCCGAAGGCGCATCCAGGCAGCAGGACAGACTGCCTGGAGCATTCCAACAAGTCCCGCTTTCTCAACGTCCTCGGTTGCCCTGGGGCGGGCAAGTCCACCTTCCTCCGCCGGCTCGGCCTGGAGGCGCTCCTACCGCGACGAACCTGGAGCGCCCCCTTGCTCGAATCGCTCGGCCGCGGACCCGACCTCGGCGCCATTGAACTCAGCCGCTACGAGCACGACTGCCTTCCCGTCCTGATCGAGCTTCGCCGCTTCCGCACGGATGCGATCGATCTCACCCCACTCATCCAGAACGAGTTGGCGATCTGTGGCCTGCCCGAGTCCGGCGAGCTGGTCAGAACACTCCTGGAGGAAGGACGCCTCCTGCTCCTCCTCGATGGCGTGGATGAGGTCCCCGACTGTCAGCTCGACAAGGCCATCTCGCACATGAGTGACTTCGTGGACCGCTACAGCGGCAACCGCTTCGTCATCTCGTGCCGGACCGCTTTCTACAAGGGTTACTTCAGCCGCTTCGAGGATGTGCTCCTGTCCGACTTCGACGACCAGCAGGTCGCCAGCTTCGTCCAGAACTGGTTCCGTTCCGACACGGATCGCCAGTACCGGCTCTCCGAGGAGTTCTTGAAGTTGCTCGGGGAACCCGCCCACGCCTCCGCCAGGGAACTGGCCCACACGCCCCTGCTGCTGACGTTTCTCTGCCTCACCTACGATGACCGCCAGCGCCTGCCCGCCAACCGGAGCGAGCTCTACCGGCAGGCGCTGGAGATTCTCATGGAGCGGTGGGCCGCCTCCAAGCGCGTCCACCATGAGCCCATCTACCGGGAGCTCCATGCCAGGATGGAAGTACAGATGTTGGCCGAGATCGCCGCGCCAGCCTTTCACGACAACCGCTATTTCTTCACCCGCCGGGAGCTGACCGAGTCCATCACCCACTTCCTCCGCGAGGAGCTCAATGCGCCCAAGCACCTGAATGGAGACCAGGTGTTGCAGGCCATCGAGGTCCAACAAGGACTCATCGTTCAGCGGGCCCAGGACGCCTGGTCATTCTCGCACCTCACGCTGCAGGAGTACCTCACGGCCATCTGGCATGAGGACCCCCAGCGGCTCGCGGAGCTCGTCCGCACGCGCCTGTTCGATGCGCGCTGGCAAGAAGTCTTCATCCTCCTGGCGGGAGCGGTCCGCAAAGCGGATGATCTGTTGCTGCGGATGCAGCAATCCGCCGAACAGCATTTGGGGAATGCCGTCCGGCTCGTGCGCTGGGCGAGCAGCAAGCACGTGCCCCTGGACGATGCGGAGCAGACCGCGGCCCGACGTGCCTTCGCCATGGCCCTCGCCTTCGACATCAGCCAGGCGATAGACCTCGACCGCATTCTCGCCGAGGAGTTCGACCCCTATCGCAAGTGCGACTTCTCCGTCTCCCTCATCATCAACCGGATCGAGGCCCGCGGCCTCGGTTTCGACTTCAATCTGGCTCGCGACCTCGTCCGCGAACTCGGCTCCAGCCACGACATCGCCTACGACTTCAACCTCGACTGCAGCTACATCTGGGCTCAGGCCAAGGGCCGGGCCCGGGACTTCTTTGTCAGGCACGCCCGGTGTCTGATCAACGCCTTCGCCGAACTGGCTTCAAGCCGGGTCCTCTCGGGGAAGTGGGATGAGGTGGAACCGCGGGTGCAAGTCCTACGTCATCAACTGAGCTGGAATGCTTCGTTCCAAGATGTACTCAAGACGTGGAGACAGCTCTTGGGGCTCTTCGTCAGGACGCTGCAACTCTCCCCTGAGCCACGCGAGCTGGTGGAAGGCAGGGCCAGGCTCGAAAAATACCTGTCGGCGTGCCTGCTGATCGTCCATTGCAAGGACGCGGCGATGCGCGTCAGCCGCTCGGTCTGGGAGGAGATCTGCCTGCGAATGCTCAACCCTCCGGCGTAG
- a CDS encoding YkvA family protein, with translation MKALERWKQKARALKTEVVALLLAVRHPAVPWYAKLLAAAVVAYALSPVDLIPDFIPVLGYLDDLILLPLGILLVRRLIPPTVLAECRERALREARPRETNWIAGAIIIALWAALGLWLVRWWWQRSS, from the coding sequence ATGAAGGCCTTGGAGCGGTGGAAGCAGAAGGCCCGGGCGCTCAAGACAGAGGTGGTGGCGCTGCTCCTCGCGGTCCGGCACCCCGCGGTGCCGTGGTACGCGAAGCTCCTGGCGGCGGCGGTGGTCGCGTACGCCCTGAGTCCCGTGGACCTCATTCCCGACTTCATCCCCGTCCTGGGCTACCTCGATGACCTGATTCTTCTCCCGCTGGGCATCCTGCTCGTCCGCCGGCTCATCCCTCCGACGGTGCTCGCGGAATGCCGGGAGCGGGCCCTTCGAGAGGCGCGCCCGCGCGAGACGAACTGGATCGCTGGCGCCATCATCATTGCCCTCTGGGCAGCGCTCGGGCTGTGGCTCGTGCGGTGGTGGTGGCAGCGGTCTTCTTGA